The Syngnathus typhle isolate RoL2023-S1 ecotype Sweden linkage group LG1, RoL_Styp_1.0, whole genome shotgun sequence genome includes a window with the following:
- the med12 gene encoding mediator of RNA polymerase II transcription subunit 12 isoform X4 produces MMAAFGILSYEHRPLKRPRLGPPDVYPQDPKQKEDELTALNVKQGFNNQPAVSGDEHGSAKNVNFNPSKISSNFSSIIAEKLRYNTFPDTGKRKPQVNQKDNFWLVTARSQSSVNNWFTDLAGTKPLTQLAKKVPIFSKKEEVFGYLAKYLVPVMRSAWMIKMTCAYHAAITETKVKKRHVIDPCIEWTQIITKYLWEQLQKVADFYRQYPSQGCSSPLPATPTDVEMATKQWEYNEKLAMFMFQDGMLDRHEFLTWVLECFEKVRPGEDELLRLLLPLLLQYSGEFVQSAYLSRRLAYFCTRRLNLLLSDGSLGPGAGSGHPTHGILTPQGNALPPTPTTQPAGGNQPQTPFTDFYICPQHRPLVFGLSCMLQSIVLCCPSALVWHYSLTDSRNKTGSPLDLLPIAPSSLPMPGGNTAFTQQVRVKLREIEEQVKERGQAVEFRWSFDKCQETTAGFTIGRVLHTLEVLDNHSFEKSDFNNSLDSLYNRIFGSGQSKDGHEMSPDDDAVVTLLCEWAVCCKRSGRHRAMVVAKLLEKRQAEIEAERCGESEVVDEKGSVSSGSLSAATLPVFQDVLLQFLDTQAPTLTEPGNENERVEFSNLVLLFCELIRHDVFSHNIYMCTLISRGDLSSDGHLPRPRSPSDEPSDESDRKEQDAGGSIKMEDTALSESMEIDHNSSANFDEMFSPPMHCESKGSPSPEKSAPEHDGKNTCKDKCMDPAFPQLYDQPRHIQYATHFPIPQEENASHECNQRLVVLYGVGKLRDEARHTIKKITKDILKVLNRKSTAETGGEEGQKRKRSKPEAFPTAEDIFSKFQHLSHFDQHQVTSQVSRNVLEQITSFALGMSYHLPLVQHIQFIFDLMEYSLNISGLIDFAIQLLNELSLVEAELLLKSSSLVGSYTTSLCLCIVAVLRRYHSCLILNPEQTAQVFDGLRIVVKSGVNPADCCSAERCILAYLYDLYTSCSHLKNKFGEIFSEFCSKVKNSIYCNIDPSDSNMLWDPVFMMEAIANPSAHNFNHSMVGKILNDSPANRYSFVCNVLMDVCVDHRDPERVNDIGILCAELTAYCRSLSAEWLGILKALCCSSNNGNCGFNDLLCNVDVSDLSFHDSLATFVAILIARQCLLLEDLVRCVAIPSLLNAACSEQDSEPGARLTCRILLHLFKTPQRNPVPQDGIKSDKSSVGIRSSCDRHLLAASQNSIVVGAVFAVLKAVFMLGDAELRGSGLSHSAGLDDLSEGRNVSIETASLDVYAKYVLKTICQQEWVGERCLKSLSEDSSALQDPVLVNIQAQRLLQLICYPHRQLDSDDGDNPQRQRIKRILQNMDQWTMRQSSLELQLMIKQSTNNELYSLLENIAKATIEVFQKSAEMNSNNPSGNGAVLQSGSASNSSSTTSKIKPILSSSERSGVWLVAPLIAKLPTSVQGHVLKAAGEELEKGQHLGSSSRKERDRQKQKSMSLLSQQPFLSLVLTCLKGQDEQREGLLTSLYSQVQQIVTNWREDQYQDDCKAKQMMHEALKLRLNLVGGMFDTVQRSTQQTTEWAVLLLDIISSGTVDMQSNNELFTTVLDMLSVLINGTLAADMSSISQGSMEENKRAYMNLVKKLRKELGDRQSESLEKVRQLLPLPKQTRDVITCEPQGSLIDTKGNKIAGFEKEGLQVSTKQKISPWDVFEGLKHSAPLSWGWFGTVRMDRKVTKFEEQQRFLLYHTHLKPKPRSYYLEPLPLPPEEEEPLTPISQEPEKKMLEAVKPEKSVPSVPSDSNKKKSNKKKKTPSAKTEDYVNRTPGVSYGTNMPPELMQNPYSRLPYGQQSMGMYTQNQPLPPDPPYRPARNPQMNKMMTTRPSYPGMMPTMQGNMPGMMGMEKPYQMVYKPQPNMQQNQMLRHQLQVRLVSQAPLTGQTAPHQNHSMIGQQIRQMAPNQPYSSMQPSQNLSQGYTSYGSHMGMQPHPSQGGAIVPSSFGNQNFQGAHPGANPAVVDPLRQMQQRPSGYVHQQAPGYAHNMQNAQRFAHQPIQQNPIMHGLSHMGGQGGPPGMRPNQILTEQQQQQQQQQQQQQQQQQQQQQAAAQQQQQQQQQQQQQQYLRQQALRQQQAQQVHQQQQQQQQQQQQQQQVQSQQVPPQQQVPPQQQVPQQQQQQQQQQQQQQQQQQVSGVPPPGQQQNQGLGMQPLPPQQPMVRPSTFPRQGMQQTQQQQQTAALVRQLQQQLSNTQPGQSTNSYY; encoded by the exons GATGAGCTGACTGCATTGAATGTGAAACAAGGATTCAACAACCAGCCAGCTGTGTCTGGTGATGAACATGGGAGTGCCAAAAATGTCAACTTCAACCCCTCcaag ATCAGTTCCAACTTCAGCAGCATCATCGCTGAGAAGCTACGCTACAACACTTTTCCCGACACGGGCAAGCGTAAGCCGCAGGTCAACCAGAAGGATAATTTCTGGCTGGTCACAGCCAGGTCACAGAGCTCCGTCAATAACTGGTTCACGGATTTAGCGGGCACTAAGCCACTCACACAACTGGCCAAAAAG GTGCCAATTTTTAGTAAGAAGGAGGAGGTTTTCGGGTATTTGGCAAAATACTTGGTCCCTGTCATGCGCTCAGCGTGGATGATCAAGATGACATGCGCTTATCATGCAGCTATCACAGAGACGAAAGTCAAGAAGAGGCACGTGATTGATCCTTGTATTG AATGGACCCAGATTATCACAAAGTACTTGTGGGAGCAACTCCAAAAGGTGGCCGACTTCTACCGACAGTACCCAAGTCAAGGCTGCAGCTCGCCgctcccagccacacccactgACGTGGAGATGGCCACCAAGCAATGGGAGTACAACGAGAAACTGGCCATGTTCATGTTTCAG GACGGAATGCTGGACAGGCATGAGTTCCTGACGTGGGTGCTGGAGTGTTTCGAGAAGGTTCGACCCGGTGAGGATGAGCTCCTGAGACTCCTCTTGCCACTTTTACTACAG TACTCGGGGGAATTCGTTCAGTCGGCCTACTTGTCACGCAGGCTGGCTTACTTCTGCACGCGACGCCTCAACCTATTGCTAAGCGACGGCAGTCTGGGCCCTGGCGCAGGCAGTGGGCACCCGACACACGGCATTTTGACGCCACAGGGAAATGCCCTTCCCCCGACACCGACTACCCAGCCAGCTGGAGGGAACCAGCCCCAGACGCCCTTCACAGACTTCTATATCTGCCCCCAGCACCGGCCTTTGGTGTTTGGCCTCAGCTGCATGTTGCAG AGCATAGTGTTGTGTTGCCCTAGTGCACTGGTATGGCATTACTCTCTCACAGACAGCAGAAACAAGACTGGCTCCCCTCTGGACCTCCTGCCCATTGCCCCCTCCAGCTTACCAATGCCGGGGGGAAACACTGCCTTCACACAGCAG GTCCGTGTAAAGCTAAGAGAGATTGAGGAGCAAGTTAAGGAGCGAGGCCAGGCGGTGGAGTTTCGCTGGTCGTTTGACAAATGCCAGGAGACCACGGCAG GGTTCACCATCGGGAGGGTGCTGCACACCCTGGAGGTTTTGGACAAtcacagctttgaaaagtccGACTTTAACAACTCGCTGGATTCGTTGTACAACCGAATATTTGGCTCAGGCCAGAGCAAGGATGGCCATGAG ATGTCGCCGGACGACGACGCGGTGGTGACCCTGCTTTGTGAATGGGCCGTTTGCTGTAAGCGGTCAGGTAGACACAGAGCTATGGTGGTGGCCAAGCTGCTTGAGAAACGACAGGCTGAAATAGAAGCGGAG CGATGCGGTGAGTCTGAGGTGGTGGATGAGAAGGGCTCGGTGTCGTCGGGTTCCCTTTCCGCCGCCACGCTTCCAGTCTTTCAGGATGTTCTGCTTCAGTTCCTGGATACTCAAGCCCCCACACTCA CGGAACCCGGCAACGAGAATGAGCGAGTAGAGTTCTCCAACCTAGTGCTGCTCTTCTGCGAGCTCATCCGCCACGACGTCTTCTCGCACAACATCTACATGTGCACACTCATCTCCCGTGGCGACCTATCCTCCGATGGCCACTTACCACGCCCTCGCTCTCCAAGTGACGAGCCCTCAGATGAGTCTGATCGCAAGGAGCAGGACGCGGGCGGCAGCATTAAGATGGAGGACACCGCCCTGTCGGAGTCGATGGAAATCGACCACAACTCGAGTGCCAATTTTGACGAG ATGTTCTCTCCTCCGATGCACTGCGAGTCCAAGGGCAGCCCCTCCCCGGAGAAATCAGCACCTGAGCATGATGGCAAAAACACCTGTAAGGACAAGTGCATGGACCCTGCCTTCCCCCAGCTATACGACCAGCCCCGACACATTCAGTACGCCACCCACTTTCCCATTCCTCAG GAGGAGAATGCCAGCCACGAGTGCAACCAGCGGCTCGTGGTCCTCTACGGCGTGGGCAAACTGCGGGACGAGGCCCGACACACCATCAAGAAGATAACCAAAGATATCTTGAAGGTGCTCAACCGCAAAAGCACTGCAGAAACAG GGGGTGAGGAGGGACAAAAACGAAAAAGGAGTAAACCAGAGGCCTTTCCCACCGCAGAAGATATATTTTCCAAGTTCCAGCACCTCTCCCACTTTGACCAGCACCAGGTCACCTCGCAG GTGTCCCGAAATGTGCTGGAACAGATCACCAGCTTTGCCTTAGGAATGTCTTATCACTTGCCTCTCGTGCAGCACATTCAGTTCATCTTCGACCTCATGGAGTACTCCCTCAACATAAGTGGCCTCATCGACTTTGCTATTCAA CTTCTGAATGAGCTGAGCCTGGTGGAAGCCGAGCTGCTGCTCAAATCGTCCAGCCTGGTGGGCAGCTACACCACCAGCCTGTGTCTTTGCATTGTCGCCGTTCTGAGGAGGTACCACTCCTGCCTCATTCTCAACCCCGAGCAGACGGCACAGGTTTTTGACGG GCTACGCATTGTGGTGAAGTCTGGTGTGAACCCAGCAGACTGTTGTTCCGCCGAGCGCTGCATCTTGGCCTATTTGTATGATCTCTACACCTCCTGCAGTCACCTCAAGAACAAATTTGGCGAGATCTTCAG TGAGTTCTGCTCAAAGGTGAAGAATTCCATCTATTGCAACATCGACCCCTCGGACTCCAACATGCTGTGGGACCCCGTGTTCATGATGGAGGCCATCGCCAACCCTTCGGCGCACAACTTCAACCACTCCATGGTGGGCAAGATACTCAACGACAGTCCGGCCAATCGCTACAGCTTTGTGTGCAATGTGCTCATGGACGTGTGTGTGGACCACCGGGACCCCGAGAG GGTGAACGATATTGGGATCCTGTGTGCCGAGCTGACGGCATATTGTCGCTCTCTGAGTGCCGAGTGGCTCGGCATCCTCAAGGCGCTCTGCTGCTCCTCTAACAACGGCAACTGCGGCTTCAACGACTTGCTGTGCAACGTCGAC GTTAGCGATTTGTCTTTCCACGATTCCCTGGCAACCTTTGTGGCCATTCTCATCGCAAGACAGTGTCTTCTTCTGGAGGACCTGGTACGCTGTGTGGCCATTCCATCACTCCTCAATGCAG CATGCAGTGAGCAAGACTCGGAGCCTGGAGCAAGGCTCACCTGCAGAATCTTATTGCACCTTTTCAAGACGCCGCAGCGCAACCCTGTGCCCCAGGATGGCATTAAGTCAG ATAAGTCTTCTGTGGGTATCCGGTCATCATGTGACCGCCATCTCCTGGCGGCGTCGCAGAACAGCATAGTTGTGGGAGCTGTTTTTGCTGTTCTCAAAGCTGTCTTCATGTTAG GTGATGCTGAGTTAAGGGGCTCTGGACTGTCTCACTCGGCTGGCCTTGATGACCTGTCAGAGGGCCGAAATGTCTCCATTGAAACAGCTAGCTTGGACGTGTATGCAAAGTATGTTCTGAAGACCATCTGCCAGCAG GAGTGGGTAGGGGAGCGCTGTCTGAAGTCTCTGTCTGAGGACAGTAGTGCCCTTCAGGATCCGGTGCTGGTCAACATTCAGGCCCAACGGCTTCTGCAGCTCATTTGCTACCCTCACCGGCAGTTGGACAGTGATGACGGTGACAACCCGCAGAGGCAGCGCATCAAACGAATCTTACAG AATATGGACCAGTGGACAATGAGACAGTCATCTCTGGAACTTCAGCTGATGATCAAACAGAGCACAAACAAT GAGCTCTATTCTCTATTAGAGAACATAGCCAAGGCCACAATCGAGGTGTTTCAAAAATCAGCTGAGATGAACTCCAATAACCCCTCAGGTAACGGCGCAGTGCTCCAAAGTGGCTCTGCgtccaacagcagcagcaccaccagcaaGATAAAACCTATTCTAAG TTCGTCAGAACGGTCAGGTGTGTGGCTGGTGGCTCCGTTGATAGCCAAGCTTCCCACTTCAGTTCAGGGACATGTTCTGAAAGCAGCCGGAGAGGAGCTGGAGAAAGGACAGCACCTTGGTTCGTCCTCACGGAAGGAGAGGGATCGCCAGAAGCAGAAAAG TATGTCCCTGCTAAGCCAGCAGCCATTCCTGTCTTTGGTGTTGACCTGCCTGAAGGGTCAGGATGAACAGCGGGAAGGTCTTCTCACCTCCCTCTACAGCCAAGTTCAGCAGATTGTCACTAACTGGAGAGAGGACCAATATCAGGACGACTGCAAGGCGAAGCAAATGATGCACGAGGCCCTGAAACTGCGGCTCAATCTT GTGGGCGGCATGTTTGACACGGTCCAACGCAGCACCCAGCAGACCACTGAGTGGGCCGTCCTCCTACTCGACATCATCAGCAGCGGAACGGTTGACATGCAGTCTAATAA TGAGCTCTTCACAACCGTGCTAGACATGCTGAGCGTACTGATTAATGGCACGTTGGCTGCAGACATGTCCAGCATCTCTCAGGGCAGCATGGAGGAGAATAAGAGGGCCTACATGAATCTAGTCAAGAAGCTCAGG AAGGAGCTCGGGGATCGGCAGTCGGAGAGCTTGGAGAAGGTTCGCCAGCTGCTGCCACTACCTAAGCAAACACGTGATGTCATCACGTGTGAACCTCAGGGTTCACTGATCGACACCAAGGGGAACAAGATAGCTGGTTTTGAGAAAGAG GGGCTTCAAGTGTCGACCAAGCAGAAGATCTCCCCTTGGGACGTCTTTGAGGGCCTCAAACACTCAGCCCCTCTTTCATGGGGCTGGTTTGGTACGGTGCGCATGGACCGCAAGGTGACCAAATTTGAGGAGCAGCAACGCTTCCTACTCTACCATACGCACTTGAAGCCCAAACCGCGCAGCTACTACCTGGAGCCGCTCCCACTGCCGCCCGAAGAAGAGGAGCCGCTGACACCCATCTCGCAGGAGCCCGAGAAGAAGATGCTGGAGGCCGTGAAGCCGGAGAAGAGCGTGCCCTCCGTGCCCTCTGATTCCAAcaagaaaaagtcaaacaagaaaaaaaagactccgTCGGCAAAGACGGAG GATTACGTGAACCGTACGCCTGGTGTGAGCTACGGAACAAACATGCCACCAGAGCTCATGCAGAATCCTTACAGCAGGTTGCCCTATGGCCAGCAGAGCATGGGCATGTACACACAGAACCAGCCTTTACCTCCTG ATCCTCCTTACAGACCTGCTCGCAACCCCCAAATGAACAAAATGATGACCACGCGGCCCAGCTACCCGGGCATGATGCCCACAATGCAGGGCAACATGCCAGGAATGATGGGTATGGAGAAACCTTACCAAATGGTCTACAAGCCTCAGCCTAACATGCAGCAGAACCAGATGCTGCGTCACCAGCTGCAGGTCAGACTGGTGAGTCAGGCTCCACTGACAGGTCAAACTGCTCCTCACCAG AATCACAGCATGATTGGGCAACAGATCAGACAAATGGCACCCAACCAACCTTACTCTTCAATGCAGCCATCTCAA AACTTATCTCAGGGCTACACGTCATACGGCTCACACATGGGGATGCAACCACACCCGTCCCAAGGTGGTGCCATAGTTCCCTCCTCTTTCGGGAACCAGAACTTCCAGGGCGCCCACCCAGGAGCCAACCCAGCCGTGGTGGATCCTCTAAGGCAAATGCAGCAAAGGCCCAGTGGTTACGTTCACCAGCAGGCACCGGGATACGCACACAACATGCAGAACGCACAGAG GTTTGCCCACCAGCCTATCCAACAGAATCCCATCATGCACGGTCTCAGTCACATGGGAGGCCAGGGTGGCCCTCCGGGCATGAGGCCCAATCAGATTCTGAcagaacagcagcagcagcagcaacaacagcagcagcagcagcagcaacaacagcagcaacagcaacaggcagcagcacaacaacaacaacaacaacaacagcagcagcagcagcagcagtacctCAGACAGCAAGCACTCAGA cagcagcaggctcaacaagttcatcaacaacaacagcagcagcagcagcagcaacaacaacagcaacaagtcCAGTCCCAGCAGGTCCCTCCTCAACAGCAAGTCCCTCCTCAACAGCAGGttcctcagcagcagcagcaacagcaacaacagcagcaacaacaacaacagcagcagcaggtgtCAGGCGTGCCTCCACCAGGGCAGCAACAGAACCAGGGTCTGGGCATGCAACCACTGCCTCCACAGCAACCCATGGTACGACCCAGCACA TTCCCGCGTCAGGGCATGCAGCAGACACAGCAACAGCAACAGACAGCTGCTCTGGTCAGACAACTGCAACAACAACTCTCAA ATACACAGCCAGGACAGAGCACCAATTCATATTACTGA